In Paracoccus aminophilus JCM 7686, a single window of DNA contains:
- a CDS encoding phage portal protein: MGYFNRLGAALLGQGGVKAAVSDGPPSYDLSDPRIVELMAALSQTESGGQVSVASALRNTTVFRCVSLISFAMGMLPLQLHHSKDRSKAREHPLYALLAVQPNDWQSAFDFKAWMQLQALVRGDAFALIVRSMGRPIRLVPLKPGTVTVVQRADWAVDYHYQPARGGKQIFGANEILHLRGLSEDGLRGMSLVKQAAEAIGLAAQAQKAAGRLFKQGMIVGGILKHPGKISPEAFARLKASLEDRRGADGAYKEMILEEGMSWDVPSATSRDSQHLEMRGMQIEEIARVFGVPRPLLMLDDTSWGSGIDVLGQFFVRYGLAPWFTAWEQAIRRSVLTGAEKEELYAKFNDGALLRGSMKDQSEFFAKALGAGGHQPWMSVKEIRDLQDLPEIDPKDLPPALGQRKEKGNEPSQTA; encoded by the coding sequence ATGGGATACTTCAACCGCCTTGGCGCGGCGCTGCTCGGTCAAGGCGGGGTGAAAGCCGCGGTTTCCGACGGTCCGCCTTCCTATGACCTGAGCGATCCGCGCATCGTGGAGTTGATGGCGGCGCTCAGCCAAACCGAGAGCGGCGGACAGGTCTCGGTCGCCAGCGCCTTGCGCAACACCACGGTGTTTCGCTGCGTCAGCCTGATCAGCTTTGCCATGGGGATGCTGCCCTTGCAGCTTCACCACAGCAAGGACCGCAGCAAGGCGCGCGAGCATCCGCTTTATGCCCTGCTCGCGGTTCAGCCGAACGATTGGCAATCAGCCTTCGACTTCAAGGCGTGGATGCAGTTGCAGGCGCTGGTGCGCGGCGATGCCTTCGCGCTGATCGTGCGCAGCATGGGGCGGCCGATCCGGCTGGTGCCTCTGAAGCCCGGCACGGTGACCGTGGTTCAGCGCGCCGATTGGGCCGTGGATTATCACTATCAGCCCGCGCGCGGCGGCAAGCAGATCTTTGGCGCGAACGAGATCCTGCATCTGCGCGGTCTCTCTGAGGATGGGCTGCGCGGCATGTCCTTGGTCAAACAGGCCGCCGAAGCAATCGGCCTCGCCGCGCAAGCTCAGAAGGCGGCGGGGCGGCTCTTCAAACAGGGCATGATCGTCGGCGGCATCCTGAAGCATCCGGGCAAGATCAGCCCTGAGGCCTTCGCCCGGCTCAAGGCGAGCCTAGAGGATCGGCGCGGGGCAGATGGGGCCTATAAGGAGATGATCCTCGAAGAGGGCATGTCCTGGGATGTGCCGTCCGCAACCAGTCGCGACAGCCAGCATCTCGAGATGCGCGGCATGCAGATTGAAGAGATTGCCCGCGTCTTCGGCGTGCCGCGCCCGCTCCTGATGCTCGACGACACTTCATGGGGATCGGGCATTGACGTGCTCGGCCAGTTCTTCGTGCGCTACGGGCTCGCGCCGTGGTTCACGGCTTGGGAGCAAGCCATCCGCCGGTCGGTCCTGACCGGCGCGGAAAAGGAAGAGCTTTACGCCAAGTTCAATGACGGGGCGCTGCTGCGCGGCTCGATGAAGGATCAGTCGGAGTTCTTCGCCAAGGCGCTTGGCGCCGGGGGGCATCAGCCCTGGATGTCAGTCAAGGAAATCCGCGACCTGCAGGATCTTCCCGAGATCGATCCCAAAGACCTGCCGCCCGCTCTGGGCCAGAGAAAGGAGAAGGGCAATGAGCCTTCGCAAACTGCCTGA
- a CDS encoding terminase large subunit: MTSLEAAPADRYAADPVTAWAEDVAAGKVTAGPHVRNAAARHIRDLAEGPGRGLVWDVDEAKRVIGWFARNLRLNGGQFEGNPFVLHPSQAFRVGSLFGWKIKATGLRRFRRFYDEEGKGNGKSPMLGGIGLFLLVGDGEARAEIYSAAAKKDQARILFNDAVAMVDQSPRLASKIVQHGIEPVWQLSYRGKDGGKRFFKPIANETKSRGQSGPRPHAALCDEVHEHPSRDTIDMLERGFKFRKQPMLCMATNSGSDRKSICWEEHQHAVQVAAGIKEDDRTFAFVCSLDEGDDWANDPSCWVKANPLLGETITEEWLAEQVNQAKMMPGKRNGIARLHFCEWTQAQTAAIKREAWLACTGEVDEEEMLRAGYPCYGGLDLSRTRDFTALTLLWLIDATRDAERFVTKTWFWTPKDTLADRAALDQTPYDEWHQQGYLEAVPGDRLKYAWLADAAARLNAKFAPITIGCDQYGLERLQENLTDIGAAIPAEIHPQGFQKRILEKDASQPEGQQEIYLWMPDSINKLEAGLYEQRFLIDRNPLMDSMAASVVYAENRTGHRMFDKPNAYGRIDGMVSLAMATGVALCRPRGAGPSIYEERGILVI; this comes from the coding sequence ATGACTTCACTTGAAGCCGCGCCGGCGGATCGCTATGCGGCCGATCCAGTCACCGCTTGGGCCGAGGATGTGGCGGCCGGGAAGGTCACTGCCGGGCCGCATGTGCGTAACGCCGCCGCGCGGCACATCCGCGATCTGGCCGAAGGACCGGGGCGCGGGCTCGTCTGGGATGTCGATGAGGCCAAGCGGGTCATCGGCTGGTTCGCCCGTAACCTGCGGCTCAATGGCGGGCAGTTCGAAGGCAATCCCTTTGTGCTCCATCCGAGCCAGGCGTTTCGCGTCGGCTCGCTCTTTGGTTGGAAGATCAAGGCAACGGGGCTGCGCCGCTTTCGCCGCTTCTATGACGAAGAGGGCAAGGGCAACGGCAAGAGCCCGATGCTCGGCGGCATTGGCCTCTTCCTGCTGGTCGGCGATGGCGAGGCGCGCGCCGAGATCTATTCAGCGGCTGCCAAGAAGGATCAGGCGCGCATCCTCTTCAATGACGCCGTGGCCATGGTCGATCAATCGCCGCGGCTGGCATCGAAGATCGTGCAGCATGGGATCGAGCCGGTCTGGCAGCTGAGCTATCGCGGCAAGGATGGTGGCAAGCGGTTCTTCAAGCCGATCGCCAATGAGACCAAATCCCGCGGCCAATCCGGACCGCGTCCGCATGCGGCACTCTGCGATGAGGTCCATGAGCATCCGAGCCGGGATACGATCGACATGCTCGAGCGCGGCTTCAAGTTCCGCAAGCAGCCGATGCTCTGCATGGCGACGAACAGCGGGTCTGATCGCAAGTCGATCTGCTGGGAGGAGCATCAGCACGCGGTGCAGGTCGCCGCGGGGATCAAGGAGGATGATCGGACCTTCGCCTTTGTCTGCTCGCTCGATGAGGGCGACGACTGGGCCAATGATCCGAGCTGCTGGGTCAAGGCCAATCCGTTGCTGGGCGAGACGATCACCGAGGAATGGCTGGCCGAGCAAGTCAACCAGGCGAAGATGATGCCGGGCAAGCGCAACGGCATCGCCCGGCTGCACTTTTGCGAATGGACGCAGGCGCAGACGGCGGCGATCAAGCGTGAAGCTTGGCTCGCCTGCACAGGCGAGGTCGATGAGGAGGAGATGCTGCGTGCGGGCTATCCCTGCTATGGCGGTCTCGACCTCAGCCGGACGCGGGACTTTACCGCGCTGACGTTGCTCTGGCTAATCGATGCGACCCGTGACGCCGAGCGCTTCGTGACCAAGACTTGGTTCTGGACCCCGAAGGACACGCTCGCCGATCGCGCGGCGCTGGACCAGACGCCCTATGATGAATGGCATCAGCAGGGCTATCTCGAGGCGGTGCCGGGCGACCGGCTCAAATATGCCTGGCTCGCCGATGCGGCGGCGCGGCTCAACGCGAAGTTCGCGCCGATCACCATCGGTTGCGACCAGTACGGCCTCGAGCGGCTGCAGGAGAACCTGACGGATATCGGCGCGGCAATCCCGGCCGAGATCCACCCGCAGGGCTTTCAGAAGCGGATCCTGGAAAAGGACGCCTCGCAGCCCGAAGGCCAGCAGGAAATCTATTTGTGGATGCCCGACAGCATCAACAAGCTGGAGGCGGGGCTCTATGAGCAGCGCTTCCTGATCGATCGCAACCCGCTCATGGACAGCATGGCGGCCAGCGTCGTCTATGCCGAGAACCGCACCGGGCATCGGATGTTCGACAAGCCCAATGCCTATGGCCGCATCGACGGCATGGTCTCTCTCGCCATGGCAACCGGTGTGGCGCTCTGCAGGCCACGCGGTGCCGGGCCATCCATCTACGAGGAACGCGGAATTTTGGTGATCTGA
- a CDS encoding P27 family phage terminase small subunit, whose protein sequence is MARGRKPAESVVVPMKDDGDAGHNLQARAIARAAELRPEGLLDKERWVYDRLAPHLCHPTKARLNEINIFMFVQLCRSVVRYEDYQLLLAELGETYTAQTRNGIQIKSRPEIAQLNETWRQIRALGGDFGMTPAAERSLGGGGQLGFTFPDNGDDFT, encoded by the coding sequence ATGGCAAGGGGACGCAAGCCTGCCGAGTCTGTCGTCGTGCCGATGAAGGACGACGGCGACGCCGGTCACAATCTGCAGGCCCGTGCTATCGCCCGCGCCGCCGAGCTTCGGCCCGAAGGGCTGCTCGACAAAGAACGCTGGGTTTATGACCGGTTGGCGCCCCACCTTTGCCATCCGACCAAGGCCCGACTGAACGAGATCAACATCTTCATGTTCGTTCAGCTTTGCCGGTCGGTTGTGCGCTACGAAGATTACCAGCTGCTGCTGGCCGAGTTGGGCGAGACCTATACCGCGCAGACGCGCAACGGCATCCAGATCAAATCCCGGCCCGAGATCGCCCAGCTCAACGAGACTTGGCGGCAGATCCGTGCGCTTGGGGGCGACTTCGGTATGACGCCGGCGGCAGAGCGTTCGCTTGGCGGGGGTGGCCAGCTTGGCTTCACCTTCCCGGACAACGGCGATGACTTCACTTGA
- a CDS encoding HNH endonuclease, which yields MSRHALYKTARWRSARLAHLRQEPLCRMCQLRGILNDGSRSASGEPQGNPKRRFLVVDHVIPHRGDLVLFWDQSNWQTLCPDHHDVVKQREEVRGFSNARGPDGWPLDPQHPANR from the coding sequence ATGTCGCGTCACGCTCTCTATAAGACGGCGCGGTGGCGGTCTGCCCGGCTTGCGCATCTGCGACAGGAACCACTTTGCCGGATGTGCCAGCTGCGCGGCATCCTCAATGATGGATCTCGGTCAGCGTCGGGCGAGCCGCAGGGCAACCCGAAGCGGCGCTTTCTAGTGGTCGATCACGTCATCCCGCACCGCGGCGATCTGGTTCTCTTCTGGGATCAGTCGAATTGGCAGACGCTCTGCCCCGATCATCATGACGTGGTGAAGCAGCGCGAAGAGGTGCGGGGCTTCTCGAACGCGCGGGGCCCGGACGGATGGCCGCTCGACCCGCAGCATCCGGCGAACCGGTAG
- a CDS encoding helix-turn-helix domain-containing protein: MNLTDHISRSGLKRAQICTATGISRGMLSQIERGKRRIGAEKAALFAAALGLSVRVVRPDLANLFTSTQPPEDAT; encoded by the coding sequence ATGAACCTGACCGATCATATCTCCCGATCCGGACTCAAGAGGGCGCAAATCTGCACTGCTACGGGTATTTCGCGCGGCATGTTGAGCCAAATTGAGCGAGGCAAGCGCCGCATTGGCGCGGAAAAGGCTGCGTTGTTTGCGGCGGCTCTTGGCCTGTCTGTTCGCGTGGTGCGTCCAGATCTGGCGAATCTATTTACCTCAACCCAACCTCCCGAGGATGCGACATGA
- a CDS encoding LexA family transcriptional regulator gives MIGQVHERISHIVNFTSSEILLCVSGPATSPVQSSRMKFRLKELRDRKGLTQEQMAELLDISVSLYNGLENGKRRMNADYIEGAAAIFGIPAPLLIDVPATPIAVAGCVGAGAQVPLVDATEHGDALFHIAAPEPLLRNGPPKDIAAVEIKGDSMSPMYQPGDVLFYTRHTHEGIPEEDIGRPCIVEDANGMAWVKQVKRGDSQGLWNLISLNPTAETMHNVRIKWAARVMLALPAEMVERL, from the coding sequence ATGATCGGTCAGGTTCATGAGCGTATTTCACACATTGTAAATTTTACATCAAGTGAAATTTTACTCTGTGTTTCTGGCCCGGCAACCTCACCCGTGCAAAGTTCACGTATGAAATTTCGCCTAAAAGAACTCCGCGACCGCAAGGGCTTGACCCAAGAGCAGATGGCCGAGTTGCTCGACATCTCTGTTTCATTGTATAATGGGCTAGAGAACGGCAAGCGCCGCATGAATGCCGATTACATTGAAGGCGCCGCCGCAATCTTTGGGATTCCCGCACCTCTTTTGATCGATGTTCCGGCGACCCCAATTGCAGTTGCGGGATGCGTTGGTGCTGGAGCACAGGTCCCTCTGGTAGATGCCACGGAACACGGCGACGCACTGTTCCATATTGCCGCGCCCGAGCCCTTACTGCGCAACGGCCCACCAAAAGACATCGCTGCTGTCGAGATTAAGGGCGACAGCATGTCCCCGATGTATCAGCCGGGCGACGTTCTGTTTTACACGCGCCACACGCATGAGGGCATTCCCGAAGAAGACATTGGCCGACCCTGCATTGTCGAGGACGCCAACGGCATGGCGTGGGTGAAGCAAGTCAAGCGCGGTGACTCTCAGGGTCTCTGGAATCTTATCTCACTCAACCCGACCGCAGAGACCATGCACAACGTTAGGATTAAATGGGCTGCACGCGTGATGCTAGCGCTACCCGCGGAAATGGTCGAGCGGCTATGA
- a CDS encoding DUF2312 domain-containing protein produces MRSADRKRRKAPPVKETAEDRQQSDQTYGIAADELRQFVEQFEQLDAEKKDLTEQQKELMAEAKARGYDTKVMRKVIALRKRDKDDVAEEEAILEMYKAALGMM; encoded by the coding sequence ATGCGCAGCGCAGACCGCAAGCGCCGCAAGGCCCCGCCTGTGAAGGAGACCGCAGAGGACCGCCAGCAGAGCGACCAAACCTATGGCATCGCCGCCGACGAGCTTCGGCAGTTTGTCGAACAGTTCGAGCAGCTGGATGCGGAGAAGAAAGACCTGACCGAGCAGCAAAAGGAGCTGATGGCCGAGGCCAAAGCCCGCGGCTACGACACCAAGGTCATGCGCAAGGTCATCGCGCTGCGCAAGCGCGACAAGGACGATGTGGCCGAGGAAGAGGCCATTCTCGAAATGTACAAAGCAGCATTGGGAATGATGTGA
- a CDS encoding DNA polymerase III subunit beta has protein sequence MNAFSEVIAEAAPAASATTIRCTVADLRRAVSLAAGVVERWNLIPVLACLAFHPAAGKLTICGTDLDRLLSIDCPAECFAEFGSFTLDARQVSALLRGAEAKEIVTIQREPADAAGDVLSIQLGPLTIKRRQLIPIEDWPVMAEMDGEHEAITLPEGALRKVLDTCRHCISSEETRYYLNGVYIHAVEGLLAGVATDGHRLALCSSGHQWPLAAQILPTRAVATLGALLTVGGSNPISVTGWTKPRMKFAGEGWSLTVKTIDGTFPDYDRVIPKPNSDNYKGRAVLAPALFRRIPPGITSERHAAARLDLAERKLSISAPSDGLDASLPIEAEGEVTTGFNIRYLRDFTMHHGTIRLQINGSGDAALIHSEDPDFLGAIMPMRV, from the coding sequence ATGAACGCTTTTTCCGAAGTCATCGCCGAGGCCGCGCCGGCCGCATCCGCAACCACCATCCGCTGCACGGTTGCAGATCTGCGCCGCGCCGTTTCCCTGGCGGCTGGCGTGGTCGAACGCTGGAACCTCATCCCTGTCCTCGCCTGTCTCGCCTTTCACCCTGCCGCAGGCAAGCTCACGATCTGCGGCACCGACCTCGACCGGCTGCTCTCCATCGACTGTCCCGCCGAATGCTTCGCGGAATTCGGCAGCTTTACCCTCGACGCTCGCCAGGTCTCCGCTCTGTTGCGCGGCGCGGAAGCCAAGGAAATCGTCACCATCCAGCGCGAACCGGCAGACGCGGCCGGCGACGTTCTGTCCATCCAGCTCGGGCCGCTTACCATCAAGCGCCGCCAACTCATCCCGATCGAGGACTGGCCGGTCATGGCCGAGATGGACGGTGAACACGAGGCGATCACGCTCCCGGAGGGTGCATTGCGCAAGGTGCTCGATACCTGCCGTCATTGCATCTCCAGCGAGGAGACCCGCTATTACCTGAACGGGGTCTACATCCATGCGGTTGAGGGCCTGCTTGCGGGGGTCGCGACAGACGGGCATCGCCTCGCGCTTTGCTCTTCCGGCCATCAATGGCCGCTCGCGGCGCAAATCCTGCCGACGCGCGCGGTTGCAACCCTTGGAGCGCTGCTCACTGTCGGTGGCAGCAATCCGATCTCAGTCACCGGCTGGACCAAGCCGCGCATGAAGTTCGCGGGTGAAGGCTGGTCCCTGACAGTCAAGACGATCGACGGCACCTTCCCGGACTATGATCGGGTCATACCGAAGCCCAACAGCGACAACTACAAGGGCCGTGCGGTTCTCGCACCGGCATTGTTTCGACGGATTCCGCCCGGCATCACCAGCGAGCGCCACGCCGCCGCAAGGCTCGATCTCGCCGAGCGCAAACTGTCGATCAGCGCACCGAGTGACGGCTTGGACGCTTCCCTTCCGATCGAGGCGGAGGGCGAGGTAACCACTGGATTCAACATCCGTTACCTGCGCGATTTTACCATGCACCACGGCACCATCAGACTGCAGATCAACGGAAGCGGTGACGCCGCGCTGATCCACTCCGAGGATCCGGACTTCCTCGGCGCCATCATGCCCATGCGGGTGTGA
- a CDS encoding tyrosine-type recombinase/integrase, whose product MRLKGVRRQKRGDRVVKYHRATGVRLPDLPELHPDFIAAWALAQSQIGSIQAKAIRGVNLGSIAAVVNNFLASQDYLSGSPVYRAILKRNAEQIKEAYADVPFRLIEARHIEADLSKLPPNPANARLKTWRKLSKFAKRTGNGDKDAAALVSKRKETIVGHKTWTTDDIASYRNKWAVGTVQRACFELLYWTAARTIDAVKLSTTNVGMDGILTFIQSKTKGPAYVPWTAPLPDFASSWQCERETVHHAVERLKGGLTFLATSNGKMRSHKGLSNVIAAAANSAGLNDCTAHGLRKARLTAIAEAGGTAHAIMAWGGHKTLQEVEQYTRAAEMKRLISGPGTNRNTVSRAEHDTEKAKTPLFSMRGK is encoded by the coding sequence ATGAGATTGAAGGGTGTCAGGCGGCAGAAGCGCGGCGATCGAGTGGTGAAATATCATCGCGCGACGGGTGTTCGCTTGCCAGACTTGCCAGAATTGCATCCTGACTTCATCGCAGCTTGGGCATTGGCTCAGTCTCAAATCGGATCCATTCAGGCCAAAGCTATACGCGGCGTGAACCTCGGTTCGATCGCGGCCGTGGTCAACAACTTCCTCGCGTCTCAGGACTATCTATCCGGGAGCCCTGTCTATCGCGCCATCCTCAAGCGCAATGCTGAGCAGATTAAAGAGGCCTACGCCGATGTGCCTTTCCGACTAATAGAAGCACGGCATATCGAGGCTGATCTATCTAAGTTGCCACCGAACCCCGCAAACGCTCGTCTGAAAACTTGGCGAAAACTCAGCAAGTTTGCCAAGCGTACGGGCAATGGCGACAAGGACGCTGCGGCCCTGGTCTCGAAGCGCAAGGAAACCATTGTCGGGCACAAAACGTGGACAACAGACGACATCGCCAGCTATCGCAACAAGTGGGCTGTCGGAACTGTGCAACGAGCTTGCTTCGAGCTCCTCTATTGGACGGCGGCGCGGACCATAGACGCCGTCAAGCTCTCCACTACAAACGTTGGTATGGATGGCATCCTAACGTTCATCCAGAGCAAGACCAAAGGCCCTGCATACGTCCCCTGGACAGCTCCCCTGCCGGATTTCGCGAGCTCGTGGCAGTGCGAGCGAGAAACCGTCCATCACGCAGTGGAACGCCTCAAGGGCGGCTTGACGTTCTTAGCGACCTCGAACGGAAAGATGCGGAGCCACAAAGGGCTGTCGAACGTGATAGCCGCCGCCGCAAACAGCGCAGGCCTGAACGACTGCACGGCCCACGGGCTCAGGAAAGCGCGTCTCACCGCCATCGCCGAAGCGGGCGGAACCGCGCATGCGATCATGGCATGGGGAGGTCACAAAACGCTGCAAGAGGTCGAGCAGTACACCCGCGCGGCTGAAATGAAGCGGCTGATCAGCGGTCCGGGAACAAATCGGAACACCGTATCACGAGCAGAACACGATACAGAAAAAGCGAAAACGCCTTTATTTTCAATGAGGGGAAAATGA
- a CDS encoding cysteine desulfurase produces MSYDLAKIRADFPILSREVNGKPLVYLDNGASAQKPQVVIDAITQAYSMEYANVHRGLHYLSNLATEHYEAVRGKIARFLGAAHEDEIIFTSGSTEGINLVSYGWAAPHLKAGDEILVSVLEHHANIVPWHFLRERQGVVLKWVEPEADGSLPAEKVLAAITPKTKLIAITQMSNVTGTLVDVAAIGKGTSVPIMVDGSQAAVHMPIDVSSMGVDFYVITGHKLYGPSGSGAIWISRERQAEMRPFLGGGDMIRTVTRDSVDYAAPPLKFEAGTPGIVNQIGLGAALDYLTGLGMENVAAHEKGLRDYARDQLRALNWLQVQGDSPDKGAIFSMTMQGAHAHDISTILDKKGIAVRAGTHCAMPLLEFFGVTASARASFGLYNTKAEVDALIDGLKFCRELFA; encoded by the coding sequence ATGAGCTATGATCTCGCAAAAATCCGCGCCGATTTTCCGATCCTGTCGCGTGAGGTCAACGGCAAGCCGCTGGTCTATCTCGACAATGGCGCCAGCGCGCAAAAGCCGCAGGTGGTGATTGATGCGATCACGCAGGCCTATTCGATGGAATATGCCAATGTGCATCGCGGGCTGCATTACCTCTCGAACCTCGCGACCGAGCATTATGAGGCGGTGCGCGGCAAGATCGCGCGCTTCCTTGGCGCGGCGCATGAGGATGAGATCATCTTCACCTCGGGCTCGACCGAGGGGATCAATCTGGTCAGCTATGGCTGGGCCGCGCCGCATTTGAAGGCGGGCGATGAGATTCTGGTCTCGGTGCTGGAGCATCACGCCAATATCGTGCCCTGGCACTTCCTGCGCGAGCGTCAGGGCGTTGTGCTGAAATGGGTCGAGCCGGAGGCCGATGGCAGTCTTCCTGCCGAAAAGGTGCTGGCGGCGATCACCCCGAAAACCAAGCTGATCGCGATCACCCAGATGTCGAACGTGACCGGCACGCTGGTCGATGTCGCGGCGATCGGGAAGGGCACCTCTGTGCCGATCATGGTCGATGGCAGCCAGGCGGCCGTGCATATGCCGATTGATGTGTCGTCGATGGGCGTCGATTTCTACGTCATCACCGGACACAAGCTTTACGGGCCGTCGGGCTCGGGTGCGATCTGGATCTCGCGCGAGCGTCAGGCCGAGATGCGTCCCTTCCTCGGCGGCGGAGATATGATCCGCACGGTCACCCGCGACAGCGTCGATTATGCCGCGCCGCCGCTGAAATTCGAGGCGGGCACGCCCGGGATCGTCAACCAGATCGGTCTGGGCGCTGCGCTCGATTACCTGACCGGGCTTGGCATGGAAAATGTCGCTGCGCATGAGAAAGGGCTGCGTGACTATGCCCGCGATCAGCTGCGCGCGCTGAACTGGCTCCAGGTGCAGGGGGATTCGCCCGACAAAGGCGCAATTTTCTCGATGACGATGCAGGGCGCGCATGCCCATGACATCTCGACGATCCTCGACAAAAAGGGCATCGCCGTCCGGGCCGGCACCCATTGCGCCATGCCTTTGCTGGAGTTTTTCGGTGTCACCGCCTCGGCGCGGGCGAGCTTCGGGCTCTACAACACCAAGGCCGAGGTCGACGCGCTGATCGACGGCTTGAAATTCTGTCGCGAGCTTTTCGCCTGA
- a CDS encoding YIP1 family protein, producing MTFTQIGELAVLTLREPARGFRALQGLGLPIAARWMLLVLAIALSALLAGVANWLFPTPITTPLTELVAQPWLLAAVQFVAMTATALLITFVGRLFGGRGSFEDALLVTAWIELLLVAVQAVQVVLMLVLPLLAGLFSLVAFALFFYLIVTLTKALHGFQNGFLVLLTMVGTLFVVGFALTFLALAMGIPPEVLTHEL from the coding sequence ATGACTTTCACTCAAATTGGTGAGCTTGCCGTCCTGACGTTGCGCGAACCTGCGCGCGGGTTTCGGGCCTTGCAGGGACTGGGCCTGCCGATCGCCGCGCGCTGGATGCTTTTGGTTCTGGCGATCGCACTCTCGGCTTTGCTGGCAGGCGTGGCGAACTGGCTTTTTCCTACGCCGATCACCACGCCGCTGACCGAGCTGGTCGCTCAGCCTTGGCTGCTCGCGGCAGTCCAGTTTGTTGCGATGACGGCCACGGCGCTGCTGATCACCTTTGTCGGTCGGCTCTTCGGGGGCAGGGGCTCGTTTGAGGATGCGCTGCTCGTCACCGCATGGATCGAGCTTCTGCTCGTCGCCGTTCAGGCCGTCCAGGTCGTTTTGATGCTGGTCCTGCCGTTGCTGGCGGGGCTCTTCTCCTTGGTCGCTTTCGCGCTCTTCTTTTACCTGATCGTGACGCTGACCAAGGCGTTGCACGGGTTTCAGAACGGCTTTCTCGTGCTTCTGACGATGGTCGGCACGCTGTTCGTCGTCGGCTTCGCTTTGACTTTCCTTGCCCTCGCGATGGGCATTCCGCCCGAGGTTTTGACCCATGAGCTATGA
- a CDS encoding SufB/SufD family protein, with translation MTEAALRSPETGAKPAAQTDALTARLAALDLPKGGFTAAARADALARLTAAGLPKARDEYWRYTHPTAFNAVEPAPVPVLPGAADSPLFGDLDRLKLVFVDGRFDASASDDLAGEGLEIASLAAAEASADHWAKGLFGTLEAAGQKPVLRPFAILNTLAAGDGALIRVTGKVARPVHIIYRRENAAADVLVHHVVKMEPGSELTLLETGMIGARSNNVLEVDVASEARFHHITAKRAAYAKVGNGHIFARVAEKALFKSFELAVSGRMMRNESVIDIIGDDAVAHVAAAVLGDGKEGPFHHDSTVFITHAAERCESRQVFKNVLKNGAVGVFQGKILVKQGAQKTDGYQISQSLLLDGESQFLGKPELEIYADDVKCSHGSTTGAIDETALFYLRSRGVPKEQATVLLVLSFLADALEEVEDDALRDRIGERLEEWLTTQASQG, from the coding sequence ATGACCGAAGCCGCTCTTCGCTCTCCCGAGACGGGTGCGAAGCCTGCCGCGCAGACGGATGCTCTGACGGCACGGCTGGCCGCGCTCGACCTGCCGAAAGGCGGCTTCACCGCCGCCGCCCGCGCCGATGCTTTGGCGCGGCTGACCGCTGCCGGGCTGCCCAAGGCGCGCGACGAATATTGGCGCTATACCCATCCGACCGCCTTCAATGCGGTTGAACCTGCGCCGGTTCCGGTTCTGCCGGGCGCGGCGGATTCGCCGCTTTTCGGCGATCTTGACCGGCTGAAGCTGGTTTTCGTCGACGGTCGTTTCGATGCATCTGCCTCGGATGATCTGGCGGGCGAGGGGCTGGAGATTGCCAGTCTCGCCGCCGCCGAGGCCTCGGCTGATCACTGGGCCAAGGGCCTCTTCGGCACGCTGGAAGCCGCTGGCCAGAAGCCGGTGCTGCGTCCCTTCGCGATCCTGAACACGCTCGCGGCGGGTGATGGCGCGCTGATCCGCGTGACGGGAAAAGTCGCACGCCCGGTCCATATCATCTATCGGCGCGAAAATGCGGCGGCCGATGTGCTGGTCCATCATGTCGTGAAGATGGAGCCGGGCTCGGAGCTGACGCTTCTGGAAACCGGCATGATCGGCGCGCGCTCGAACAATGTGCTCGAGGTCGATGTCGCGTCTGAGGCGCGCTTCCATCACATCACCGCCAAACGCGCGGCCTATGCCAAGGTCGGCAATGGCCATATTTTTGCCCGCGTGGCGGAAAAGGCGCTCTTTAAATCCTTCGAGCTCGCGGTCAGCGGCCGGATGATGCGCAACGAAAGCGTCATCGACATCATTGGCGACGACGCTGTGGCCCATGTCGCCGCCGCAGTTCTGGGCGACGGCAAGGAAGGCCCGTTCCATCACGACAGTACCGTTTTCATCACCCATGCGGCCGAGCGGTGCGAAAGCCGTCAGGTCTTCAAGAACGTGCTGAAAAACGGTGCCGTCGGTGTCTTCCAGGGCAAAATTCTGGTCAAGCAGGGCGCGCAGAAAACCGATGGCTATCAGATCAGCCAGTCGCTGCTTCTGGACGGCGAAAGCCAGTTCCTCGGCAAGCCCGAGCTGGAAATCTATGCCGATGACGTGAAATGCAGCCATGGCTCGACCACTGGCGCGATCGACGAGACGGCGCTCTTTTACCTGCGCTCGCGCGGGGTTCCGAAAGAGCAGGCGACAGTGCTTCTGGTGCTCTCTTTCCTCGCGGATGCGCTGGAAGAGGTCGAGGATGACGCCCTGCGCGACCGCATCGGCGAACGGCTCGAAGAGTGGCTGACGACGCAGGCCAGTCAGGGATGA